In Thalassoglobus sp. JC818, a single window of DNA contains:
- a CDS encoding sulfatase, giving the protein MRISSACFLFFLLSLALSCAPAQSADRPNILWIVGENLAHDLGCYGQENVETPNLDGLAERGVMFTNVIATSPVCAPSRSALMTGMYQTTTDMHNMRSHRDDDFRLPAGVRPLTHRLKDAGYVTANITTMADKTVGTGKLDLNFVNEGPVYDTDDWGSLARQQPFFAQINMPEIEYDIYDRKSAEKERVVWVGEEWHPQIATADNVNPPSYYPDHPVVREEWARYLNSVSGMDVRIGWILEQLERDGLSDNTIILFFGDNGRLEARGIHWCFDSGLRVPLIVYWPEKLNPPEDIVPGTDQSQPISLLDVTATTLAIAGVERPWGMQSRVFLGPQADSPRSYVFAARDRIDETVITQRSVHDGRFHYIRNFTPGAGFSTLNRYKEKCFLVKPLMRQLQSEGQLEGPPADLMQPFPEEMLFDLESDPEELKNLAANPEYKEPLLRMRAALETWIVESNDRGMQLEPHSVVEPFVKEMHDWFGTPDGLDSIHQSPVFDVPEN; this is encoded by the coding sequence ATGCGAATTTCCTCTGCCTGTTTCTTGTTCTTCCTTCTCTCGCTGGCGTTGAGTTGTGCACCAGCCCAGTCGGCGGACCGTCCGAACATTCTTTGGATTGTCGGAGAGAATCTTGCTCATGATCTTGGATGTTATGGTCAAGAGAACGTCGAAACCCCGAATCTCGATGGACTCGCTGAACGGGGGGTGATGTTTACGAACGTCATTGCCACTTCGCCTGTTTGTGCACCGAGTCGATCTGCATTAATGACCGGGATGTATCAAACAACCACAGACATGCACAACATGCGATCGCATCGTGACGATGATTTCCGATTGCCTGCCGGTGTGCGACCACTAACACATCGATTGAAAGATGCTGGTTATGTCACGGCCAACATCACCACGATGGCTGATAAGACGGTCGGAACCGGAAAGCTCGATCTGAATTTTGTGAATGAAGGTCCTGTCTACGACACCGATGATTGGGGCTCGTTGGCGCGGCAACAACCGTTCTTTGCGCAGATCAACATGCCGGAGATCGAGTACGACATCTACGATCGCAAGTCGGCAGAGAAAGAACGCGTCGTCTGGGTGGGAGAAGAATGGCATCCACAGATTGCGACCGCAGACAACGTCAATCCCCCCTCTTACTATCCCGATCATCCGGTCGTCCGCGAAGAGTGGGCGCGCTATCTGAATTCTGTTTCAGGAATGGATGTCCGAATCGGATGGATTTTGGAACAGCTTGAGCGTGATGGGCTGAGCGATAACACGATCATTCTCTTCTTTGGTGACAATGGACGACTCGAAGCCAGAGGCATTCACTGGTGCTTTGATTCCGGGCTTCGTGTTCCCCTGATTGTCTACTGGCCCGAAAAACTGAATCCTCCTGAAGACATCGTTCCCGGCACGGATCAATCACAGCCGATCAGCTTACTCGATGTCACTGCGACAACTCTGGCCATCGCTGGTGTTGAGCGTCCGTGGGGGATGCAGAGCCGCGTCTTTCTCGGACCACAGGCTGATTCTCCGAGGTCATATGTCTTCGCGGCCCGTGACCGCATTGATGAAACAGTCATCACGCAGCGATCAGTTCACGATGGACGCTTTCACTACATTCGCAACTTCACTCCGGGGGCTGGCTTCTCCACGCTGAACCGCTACAAGGAAAAGTGTTTCCTCGTGAAACCGCTGATGCGGCAATTGCAGAGTGAAGGTCAACTGGAAGGGCCGCCTGCTGACTTGATGCAACCATTCCCCGAGGAAATGCTCTTCGATTTAGAAAGCGATCCCGAGGAACTGAAGAACCTTGCCGCCAATCCAGAATACAAAGAGCCACTCCTCAGGATGCGAGCAGCCTTGGAGACGTGGATTGTGGAATCGAACGATCGAGGAATGCAGCTGGAACCTCACTCGGTTGTGGAACCGTTTGTCAAAGAGATGCACGACTGGTTCGGAACACCAGATGGCTTGGACTCAATTCATCAATCCCCTGTCTTCGATGTTCCCGAGAATTAA
- a CDS encoding GNAT family N-acetyltransferase, translating to MYSLRSARSSERDVVAQLIYDSTNHWYESHGFGKIFQGKPEDCRVFFDVYEQLDPGCCLVAEDDETGEIIGSCFYRERPTHFSLGIMNSSPKAAGRKVARTLLQKIASLSKSAGKPLRLFSSAMNLDSYSLYNRQGFVPYVVYQDVIFTVPEDGLPAENVLSASADNSEIRSASLEDLTAIVELERQVWGVSREKDWRYFLEDSSGIWDVLVAAQGEQLTGVMASVRSSGCQMVGPGVSTDSEVAAKLISRALDRFRGSSVVILIPSKDQSLIQAMYQLGGKNCELHFGQSLGDAPTINGVVVPSFLPESG from the coding sequence ATGTATTCTCTTCGGTCGGCCCGTAGTTCCGAACGTGATGTCGTTGCTCAACTGATCTATGACTCGACAAATCACTGGTACGAGTCTCATGGCTTCGGAAAAATCTTTCAGGGGAAGCCGGAAGATTGCCGAGTCTTTTTCGACGTCTACGAACAACTCGATCCGGGGTGTTGTCTTGTCGCAGAAGATGATGAAACCGGTGAGATTATTGGCTCCTGCTTCTATCGTGAACGGCCGACACATTTCTCGCTGGGCATTATGAACTCGTCGCCGAAAGCGGCGGGCCGGAAAGTCGCGAGAACGCTTCTCCAAAAGATCGCGTCTCTGTCGAAATCAGCGGGAAAACCACTGCGTCTGTTCTCGAGCGCGATGAATCTCGATTCGTATTCACTTTATAACCGTCAGGGTTTTGTTCCCTACGTTGTGTATCAGGATGTGATTTTCACAGTTCCTGAAGATGGTTTGCCAGCGGAGAACGTGCTCTCAGCGAGTGCTGACAACTCCGAGATTCGGAGCGCCAGCCTGGAAGATCTGACAGCTATCGTTGAGCTTGAACGACAGGTGTGGGGAGTCTCGCGGGAAAAGGACTGGCGATACTTCCTGGAGGACTCTTCGGGAATCTGGGACGTGTTGGTCGCTGCCCAAGGAGAACAACTGACCGGAGTAATGGCTTCCGTCCGTTCTTCGGGATGTCAAATGGTGGGCCCTGGTGTATCAACCGATTCTGAAGTCGCGGCGAAGCTGATCTCTCGAGCCCTCGACCGATTTCGTGGAAGCTCGGTGGTCATTTTGATTCCTTCAAAGGATCAGTCACTGATCCAGGCGATGTATCAACTCGGAGGAAAGAATTGCGAGTTGCATTTCGGTCAGTCTCTCGGTGACGCTCCGACAATAAACGGAGTCGTGGTGCCATCGTTTCTTCCCGAATCTGGTTGA
- a CDS encoding formylmethanofuran dehydrogenase subunit C: MPLTFRLHTESSIPLEVDSLKLETLRDQSLPEIEKTEIFRGNQKVPVSEFFDVSGSANEDQTVVWEGNLAKVKLIGAHLTEGTVHVEGNVGMHLGAYMTGGEIRVVGDAADWVGAEMSGGRIHIQGNAGNLLGAVYRGGRKGMRGGEILVEGNVGSEVGHTMRRGLIAIGGNCGDAAGVGMIAGTIFVFGKSGIRNGAGMKRGTIGLFGSGHSPEVLPTFRKANVYSPSFLQLYFRFLSECRFSVPENVLRGPFQRYCGDLLEMGKGEILTLVN; this comes from the coding sequence ATGCCTTTGACGTTTCGGCTGCACACGGAATCATCAATCCCTCTGGAGGTCGATTCCCTGAAACTTGAGACATTGAGGGATCAAAGCCTTCCGGAAATTGAAAAGACAGAAATCTTTCGTGGGAATCAGAAAGTTCCTGTCTCGGAGTTCTTCGACGTTTCCGGATCAGCAAATGAGGATCAAACCGTCGTCTGGGAGGGAAATCTCGCCAAGGTCAAATTGATTGGAGCGCACCTGACGGAAGGAACAGTCCACGTTGAAGGAAATGTCGGGATGCATCTTGGGGCATACATGACTGGCGGAGAGATTCGAGTCGTTGGTGATGCTGCGGATTGGGTCGGGGCGGAAATGTCGGGCGGAAGAATTCACATTCAGGGAAATGCCGGAAATCTGCTCGGTGCCGTCTATCGCGGAGGCAGGAAAGGGATGAGAGGCGGAGAGATTCTCGTTGAAGGAAATGTTGGGAGTGAAGTCGGTCACACTATGCGACGAGGGTTGATCGCCATTGGCGGAAATTGTGGAGACGCTGCCGGAGTCGGAATGATTGCGGGAACGATCTTTGTGTTTGGCAAGTCCGGAATTCGCAACGGAGCGGGAATGAAGCGGGGGACCATTGGTTTGTTTGGAAGTGGTCATTCTCCCGAAGTGCTTCCGACCTTTCGCAAAGCCAATGTCTATTCGCCGTCATTCCTTCAACTCTATTTCCGGTTTCTCTCGGAGTGTCGCTTTTCAGTTCCGGAGAATGTCTTGCGTGGTCCTTTCCAACGCTACTGCGGAGACCTGTTAGAGATGGGTAAAGGAGAAATCCTGACGCTTGTCAATTGA
- a CDS encoding DUF1501 domain-containing protein: MSQPQNFCGRTRREFLWQAGAGFTGAAMAGMLDEEFFASQAVAADGISEFKNPLAPKEPHYDPDATACIFLFMYGGPSHMDTFDYKPEMYGRDNQTIEVKTFGRGGHRNQGRLIEPRWKFKQYGECGKPVSDLFPNVGQHVDDIAFLHSMTADSPIHGSAMLMMNSGKILSGSPCLGSWLNYGLGTENSNLPGFVVMLDPRGGPISGPKNWSSGYMPASYQATVMRSNGEPILDLKPPQDLSVSAQRKMLDTLRQYNEEHLESRFDNTNLSARIASYELAYKMQAHAPEAVDISDETESTQKMYGLDNPVSSHFGRQCLLARRLVERGVRFIQIYSGGHHNDANWDAHTDMETNHNLHAAETDKPIAGLLADLKQRGLLGKTLVVWGGEFGRQPTAEYAKGTGRDHNSYGFTTWMAGGGIKGGVSYGATDELGSAAVEDRLHVKHMHATILHQMGLDPNRLSYFFSGLDQKLVGVEHVQPIQPIIA, encoded by the coding sequence ATGTCACAACCTCAAAACTTCTGCGGACGTACCCGTCGCGAATTTCTCTGGCAAGCTGGTGCAGGATTCACCGGTGCCGCGATGGCCGGAATGCTTGATGAAGAGTTTTTCGCTTCGCAAGCCGTCGCAGCTGATGGCATTTCCGAGTTCAAGAATCCTCTCGCTCCGAAGGAACCGCATTACGATCCCGACGCGACAGCTTGTATCTTCCTGTTCATGTATGGCGGACCAAGCCATATGGACACGTTCGACTACAAGCCTGAAATGTACGGTCGAGACAACCAGACCATCGAAGTCAAAACGTTCGGTCGGGGAGGGCACCGGAATCAGGGACGTCTGATCGAGCCACGCTGGAAATTCAAACAGTACGGCGAATGCGGAAAACCGGTCAGTGACCTGTTTCCAAATGTTGGCCAGCATGTTGACGACATCGCATTTCTTCACTCCATGACGGCTGACAGCCCGATTCATGGTTCAGCCATGCTGATGATGAACTCCGGCAAGATTCTGTCCGGAAGTCCGTGCCTCGGCTCATGGCTCAACTACGGCTTGGGAACTGAGAACAGCAATCTGCCCGGATTCGTGGTCATGCTCGACCCACGCGGCGGCCCGATCTCGGGACCGAAGAACTGGAGTTCGGGGTACATGCCAGCTTCGTACCAAGCCACGGTCATGCGATCAAACGGAGAACCAATTCTCGACTTGAAACCTCCTCAGGACCTTTCGGTTTCCGCCCAGCGAAAAATGCTCGACACGCTTCGGCAATACAACGAAGAGCATCTTGAATCGCGGTTCGACAACACAAACCTCTCTGCCCGAATCGCCAGCTACGAACTTGCATACAAGATGCAAGCCCATGCTCCGGAGGCAGTCGATATCTCGGATGAAACTGAATCGACGCAGAAGATGTACGGGCTCGACAATCCCGTTTCGTCTCACTTCGGTCGACAATGTTTGCTCGCCCGTCGACTCGTTGAACGCGGCGTGCGTTTCATTCAAATCTATTCCGGAGGCCACCACAACGACGCGAACTGGGACGCCCATACGGACATGGAAACGAACCACAACCTGCACGCTGCCGAAACAGACAAGCCAATCGCGGGCTTGCTGGCAGACCTCAAACAACGCGGGCTTCTCGGCAAAACACTAGTTGTCTGGGGAGGCGAATTTGGACGCCAGCCAACCGCTGAATACGCCAAAGGCACCGGAAGAGACCACAACTCATACGGGTTCACAACCTGGATGGCAGGTGGAGGAATTAAGGGCGGCGTCAGCTACGGAGCAACCGACGAACTCGGCAGCGCAGCTGTCGAAGACCGTCTGCATGTCAAACACATGCACGCGACCATCCTGCACCAAATGGGACTCGACCCCAACCGCCTCAGCTACTTTTTCAGCGGCCTCGACCAAAAACTCGTCGGTGTTGAACACGTTCAACCGATCCAACCGATCATCGCGTAG
- a CDS encoding GIY-YIG nuclease family protein → MKCPKCGSTVWFFNYRNPPQPPPKPEPSERTVWREKLSMVIAITLGFLAFITLLGVFNSWIVVVISAMISIGFGIFGFIRHAETTELEIKLENVEKAYDYIRILEQRNSELTQRYKNLLRIGDVRIETYYEEIYVQAEKARDEAKHLRKLATEDRQAVEHIEQRIYTMAKRLVEDHLKWTSQKLRADPENYQRQKMALNRTFDFVDSIGYEIPDGLRQSSLANLKAQYKEKVREQVLKEEQRQIRQQMREEERARREHELAVKEAEDKEREIQDRLEEALKLQQGQYSSEIEELQRQLEEAQSNAERAKSMAQLTKKGNVYILSNIGSFGENVYKVGMTRRRDPMDRVKELGDASVPFPFDVHAMIRCDDAPNLEKRLHRELARYRVNRVNFRKEYFNVDLSTIVEAVEHHHGTVEYVAEPEALEYRDTLQISPDEFVETERELVEAGVDIDSDDDDI, encoded by the coding sequence ATGAAGTGCCCCAAATGTGGCTCAACAGTTTGGTTCTTCAACTACCGGAATCCTCCTCAACCGCCTCCGAAACCGGAGCCCTCTGAACGCACTGTCTGGAGAGAGAAACTCTCGATGGTGATTGCGATTACCTTGGGATTTCTTGCCTTCATCACACTTCTCGGTGTCTTCAACAGCTGGATCGTTGTTGTCATCTCGGCCATGATCTCAATCGGGTTCGGTATCTTCGGATTCATCCGGCATGCGGAAACAACTGAGTTAGAAATCAAGCTGGAGAACGTTGAGAAAGCGTATGACTACATCCGAATTCTTGAGCAACGAAATAGCGAACTCACTCAACGCTACAAGAACCTGCTCCGAATTGGTGACGTTCGGATCGAAACCTACTATGAGGAGATCTACGTTCAGGCTGAGAAAGCCCGGGATGAAGCAAAGCACCTCCGTAAATTAGCAACTGAGGACAGACAGGCAGTCGAGCACATTGAGCAGCGTATTTACACAATGGCAAAGCGTTTGGTCGAAGATCATCTGAAATGGACATCACAAAAACTTCGTGCAGATCCGGAAAACTACCAGCGTCAGAAAATGGCTCTCAACCGAACCTTCGACTTTGTTGACTCGATTGGTTACGAGATTCCCGATGGGTTGAGACAATCATCTCTCGCCAACCTCAAGGCTCAGTACAAAGAAAAGGTACGTGAACAAGTCCTGAAAGAAGAACAGCGACAAATTCGACAACAAATGCGGGAAGAAGAACGGGCCCGCAGAGAACATGAGTTGGCTGTCAAAGAAGCAGAGGATAAGGAACGGGAAATTCAGGATCGACTTGAAGAAGCACTCAAACTTCAGCAAGGGCAATACAGTTCGGAAATCGAAGAGTTACAAAGACAGCTTGAAGAAGCCCAATCCAACGCTGAGCGAGCGAAGTCAATGGCTCAACTGACGAAGAAGGGGAATGTCTACATCTTGTCGAACATCGGTTCGTTTGGCGAGAATGTTTATAAAGTTGGCATGACGCGGCGACGCGATCCGATGGACCGAGTAAAAGAACTCGGAGATGCAAGCGTGCCATTCCCATTTGACGTCCATGCAATGATCAGATGCGACGATGCTCCAAACTTAGAAAAGCGACTACATCGTGAATTAGCACGGTACAGAGTCAACCGTGTGAACTTTCGAAAGGAATACTTCAACGTTGATCTTTCGACCATCGTCGAAGCAGTCGAGCATCATCACGGGACCGTCGAGTATGTGGCAGAACCTGAGGCACTTGAGTACCGGGACACCCTCCAGATCTCACCTGATGAATTTGTCGAAACCGAAAGAGAACTCGTGGAAGCCGGTGTAGATATTGACAGCGATGACGATGATATCTGA
- a CDS encoding NADP-dependent methylenetetrahydromethanopterin/methylenetetrahydrofolate dehydrogenase, whose product MKKILIQLDTDALPSSFDRVVAIDAGVDELLSYGNVTPENVAGLVHGAIFTRKPDDLSQTALFIGGSHVESCQRLQQKILETFIGPMRVSMMLDPNGSNTTAAAAVRCAARHLDLKQAEVLILGGTGPVGRGCAEILATLGAKVRVASRSLERAQAVCAEVRHSAPEGNLSAAEFSDEGIAAAVDGVSLIIAAGAAGVRFLTAEELEGIDTLKVAIDVNAVPPTGLEGIDPSAEATDLNGVTCYGALTVGGLKMKTHRSAIRTLFSSNDQVLDSKAIYAISGDAS is encoded by the coding sequence ATGAAAAAGATCCTCATCCAACTCGACACCGATGCCCTCCCTTCTTCGTTCGACCGCGTTGTCGCCATCGATGCAGGTGTTGACGAACTTCTCAGCTATGGAAACGTGACACCCGAGAACGTGGCCGGTCTCGTTCACGGAGCAATCTTCACTCGAAAACCCGATGACCTCAGCCAGACGGCGCTGTTCATCGGTGGCAGTCACGTTGAGTCTTGCCAGCGTCTCCAGCAGAAAATCCTCGAAACATTTATCGGCCCGATGCGGGTCTCCATGATGCTTGATCCAAATGGATCGAACACAACAGCAGCAGCAGCTGTGCGTTGTGCTGCCCGTCACCTCGATTTGAAACAAGCCGAAGTCCTCATTCTCGGCGGAACAGGACCTGTTGGCCGTGGCTGTGCAGAAATTCTGGCCACCCTTGGAGCTAAAGTTCGTGTAGCATCGCGAAGCTTGGAACGGGCTCAAGCTGTCTGTGCCGAAGTCCGGCATTCCGCCCCGGAAGGCAATCTCAGTGCAGCCGAATTTTCAGATGAAGGCATCGCCGCTGCCGTTGATGGAGTCAGTCTGATCATCGCAGCTGGGGCGGCTGGCGTTCGTTTTCTGACCGCTGAAGAGCTGGAAGGAATCGACACCTTGAAAGTCGCGATCGACGTGAACGCCGTTCCACCCACCGGGCTGGAAGGAATCGACCCATCAGCCGAAGCCACCGACCTCAACGGCGTCACCTGCTACGGAGCTTTGACCGTGGGAGGTTTGAAAATGAAAACCCATCGATCCGCCATTCGCACTCTCTTTTCATCGAATGATCAGGTCTTGGACTCAAAAGCGATCTACGCAATTTCAGGCGACGCTTCCTGA
- the fae gene encoding formaldehyde-activating enzyme, translating to MSFHVGEALVGEGNEVAHIDLIVGDKSGPAGIAFANALSTQSAGHSNLLAVLEPNLAVKPATVMITKVTIKGAKQAVQMFGPAQRAVADAVANCVAEGTIPKDQAENLCIVCGVFIHWEAEDDQKIYQYNYEATKLSIERAMKNEPSAEEMVAKKDTSSHPFFSKS from the coding sequence ATGTCATTTCATGTTGGTGAAGCCCTCGTCGGTGAAGGTAACGAAGTCGCTCATATCGACCTGATCGTTGGAGACAAAAGCGGTCCTGCGGGAATCGCATTCGCAAACGCACTGTCAACTCAGTCCGCTGGACACAGCAACCTGCTGGCCGTTCTTGAGCCAAATCTCGCTGTCAAACCAGCGACTGTCATGATCACTAAAGTGACGATCAAAGGCGCCAAGCAAGCCGTTCAGATGTTCGGTCCTGCTCAGCGTGCAGTTGCCGATGCAGTCGCAAACTGTGTCGCTGAAGGCACAATTCCAAAGGACCAGGCAGAAAACTTGTGCATCGTCTGCGGTGTCTTCATCCACTGGGAAGCTGAAGACGATCAGAAGATCTACCAATACAACTACGAAGCGACCAAGCTTTCAATCGAACGTGCCATGAAGAACGAGCCATCTGCAGAAGAGATGGTTGCGAAGAAAGATACTTCATCGCACCCATTCTTCAGCAAGAGCTAA
- a CDS encoding DUF695 domain-containing protein, which yields MKEYRVAIPQEDLYLIDFSQEGHPGVGVVNAALHNFEPKVVFGWHLTLMIEFADLIDNGMPSKEERELVDPFCDRVDSLIKGTDGNRPNALFLARLTWNETRELIWRVHDPEAADAVLQKIIEEHQFPRPFNYEMDHDPEWEKTKWHLKDVESNR from the coding sequence ATGAAAGAGTATCGCGTCGCGATTCCTCAGGAAGACTTGTATCTGATCGACTTTTCTCAAGAAGGTCATCCGGGTGTCGGTGTCGTCAACGCAGCCCTCCACAATTTCGAACCCAAGGTCGTTTTCGGTTGGCATTTGACGTTGATGATTGAATTCGCCGACCTGATCGATAATGGAATGCCCTCCAAGGAGGAGCGAGAGCTCGTCGATCCATTTTGTGACCGTGTTGATTCATTGATCAAAGGCACAGATGGAAATCGGCCGAATGCCCTGTTTCTCGCGAGGCTGACCTGGAACGAAACCCGTGAACTCATCTGGCGCGTTCACGATCCCGAAGCAGCAGACGCAGTTCTTCAGAAAATCATCGAAGAACACCAGTTCCCGCGACCATTCAATTACGAGATGGATCACGATCCCGAATGGGAGAAAACGAAGTGGCACCTCAAGGATGTTGAATCAAATCGCTGA
- a CDS encoding HAD hydrolase-like protein, translated as MSELGLANFRKETDFLIGIDSDGCAFDSMEIKHKECFIPNFINYFGLQPISKYAREAAEFTNLYSKTRGANRFPAYLLALDLLEERDEVKRRNVTLPKLQGVRDWVERETKLGTKTIGPESEKTGDADLKQAYAWSKAVDETVKDMVHGVPPFPGVREALQKMKEQADLIVCSATPNEALQKEWTEHDIDQFVKSICGQEAGSKKESLSACQKMGYEPEKMLMIGDAPGDMNAALAVGALFYPINPGHEEDSWSRFLDEACDRFFAGTYAGDYQKKVIAEFDKYLPEQPPWK; from the coding sequence GTGTCAGAACTTGGACTCGCCAATTTTCGCAAGGAGACCGACTTTCTGATCGGAATCGATTCAGATGGCTGCGCGTTTGACTCAATGGAAATCAAGCATAAAGAATGCTTTATTCCAAACTTCATCAATTACTTCGGGTTGCAGCCCATCTCAAAGTACGCTCGCGAGGCTGCCGAGTTTACGAATCTCTACTCCAAAACTCGCGGAGCTAACCGGTTTCCAGCATATCTGCTGGCGTTGGACCTGCTCGAAGAACGCGATGAAGTCAAACGTCGTAACGTCACTCTGCCCAAGCTTCAGGGAGTTCGTGACTGGGTCGAACGAGAAACCAAACTCGGCACAAAAACCATCGGTCCAGAGTCAGAAAAGACCGGCGATGCTGATCTGAAACAAGCTTACGCCTGGTCGAAAGCAGTCGATGAGACCGTCAAGGACATGGTCCATGGCGTCCCACCGTTTCCGGGTGTTCGTGAAGCTCTTCAGAAAATGAAGGAACAGGCTGACCTGATCGTGTGCTCGGCAACTCCCAACGAAGCCTTGCAGAAAGAATGGACCGAGCACGACATCGATCAGTTCGTCAAATCGATCTGCGGACAGGAAGCTGGCAGCAAGAAAGAGTCTCTCTCTGCTTGTCAGAAGATGGGCTACGAGCCTGAGAAAATGCTCATGATCGGTGATGCTCCCGGCGACATGAATGCCGCACTCGCCGTGGGGGCTTTGTTCTACCCGATCAATCCCGGACACGAAGAAGACAGCTGGTCACGCTTCCTCGACGAAGCTTGCGATCGATTCTTCGCTGGCACCTACGCCGGAGACTATCAAAAGAAAGTCATCGCCGAGTTTGACAAGTACCTTCCGGAACAGCCTCCCTGGAAGTAA
- a CDS encoding VPLPA-CTERM sorting domain-containing protein, producing MLRKTFLLLAAICSVGASQATVNADIVIAENVVTGPGSGLAVFTGNSRGQSFTATQSGRLTTIELQVWRSINGTPTDDLNVSLTTLNSSGTPDLSNVLATRTLSAAEIPTTSFSTALVPVDFSSSMVELMANTDYAILLTSLTGTLPDWYLWTSGAGTAYSDGIGFSGNTSFVADTTFDSGFRVNGTAVVPEPASALLMLSGVCGVGLLRRRSRNR from the coding sequence ATGCTTCGAAAAACATTTCTCCTGCTGGCAGCAATCTGTAGTGTCGGTGCGAGTCAGGCAACCGTAAATGCAGACATAGTCATTGCAGAAAATGTCGTAACGGGTCCAGGGTCTGGACTTGCGGTATTCACTGGAAACTCTCGTGGTCAATCCTTTACAGCAACCCAGTCAGGCCGGTTGACGACGATTGAATTGCAGGTATGGAGAAGTATTAATGGTACTCCCACGGACGATTTAAACGTCTCTTTGACAACACTGAATTCATCCGGAACACCGGATCTATCAAATGTACTGGCAACTCGAACGCTGTCAGCTGCGGAGATTCCCACTACTTCCTTTTCAACTGCTCTGGTACCGGTTGACTTTTCTTCATCGATGGTCGAATTGATGGCAAATACTGATTACGCGATCCTGCTGACCAGCCTCACAGGAACACTTCCGGATTGGTATCTTTGGACATCAGGGGCAGGGACTGCATATTCAGATGGGATCGGGTTTAGTGGGAATACATCATTCGTGGCGGACACGACTTTCGATTCCGGTTTCCGCGTCAACGGGACTGCAGTCGTCCCGGAGCCAGCTTCGGCACTTTTAATGTTGTCAGGCGTGTGTGGGGTGGGACTTCTTCGTCGACGTTCACGAAATCGTTGA
- a CDS encoding papain-like cysteine protease family protein: MATFRVTHPIAHIRQPSQNDCWAAATAMARGRDRGRHLMVSDVKQIASDNGVRVNVDGTLPVQDLGNTRRLATALNMQCFDVRMGAVTTVTVSVMKRYLERGRLALFGFFDFPRLSLNHVITVYRMWGDGTPTGTTISIVDPFNGRADNFSWKEFNEDIMADPHFVVVK; the protein is encoded by the coding sequence ATGGCTACCTTTCGCGTTACACACCCGATTGCACACATTCGACAACCTTCCCAAAACGACTGCTGGGCGGCGGCCACAGCGATGGCTCGTGGACGTGATCGCGGTCGGCACCTGATGGTCTCTGACGTGAAGCAAATTGCCAGCGACAATGGCGTTCGAGTGAATGTCGACGGCACACTTCCCGTGCAAGATCTTGGCAACACTCGAAGGCTGGCGACCGCATTGAATATGCAATGCTTTGATGTCCGAATGGGTGCGGTGACGACTGTGACTGTCTCGGTTATGAAACGATACCTCGAACGCGGTCGACTGGCTTTGTTTGGCTTCTTCGACTTTCCACGGCTCTCATTGAATCATGTCATCACGGTTTATCGCATGTGGGGCGATGGAACTCCGACAGGAACAACAATTTCAATTGTCGACCCGTTTAATGGCCGCGCTGACAACTTTAGTTGGAAGGAATTCAACGAAGATATCATGGCGGACCCGCACTTCGTCGTGGTGAAGTAA